One Maribacter dokdonensis DSW-8 genomic region harbors:
- a CDS encoding nucleotide exchange factor GrpE has protein sequence MSDKENTLDEEFLEDELLEGETQEQKAGDEKENVEEEKSVEETLSEELAKEKDKFLRLFAEFENYKRRTSKERMELFKTAGQEVIVSLLPVLDDFDRAMKELAKSDDKEVFKGVELINVKFRETLKAKGLEMVEVNAGDVFDAEIHEAITQIPAPDKKMKGKVIDVIEKGFKLGDRIIRHPKVVVGN, from the coding sequence ATGAGTGATAAAGAAAACACTTTGGACGAAGAATTCTTGGAAGATGAGCTTTTAGAGGGCGAAACACAAGAGCAAAAGGCAGGAGATGAAAAGGAAAATGTAGAGGAAGAAAAGTCTGTTGAAGAGACGCTAAGTGAAGAACTTGCAAAAGAAAAGGATAAGTTTTTAAGATTATTTGCTGAATTTGAAAATTATAAAAGACGTACTTCTAAAGAACGTATGGAGCTTTTTAAAACGGCAGGTCAAGAAGTTATAGTTTCATTATTACCTGTGTTGGATGATTTTGATAGAGCTATGAAAGAGTTGGCTAAATCTGACGATAAAGAGGTTTTCAAAGGAGTAGAGTTAATAAATGTCAAGTTTAGAGAGACCTTGAAAGCTAAAGGTTTAGAGATGGTTGAAGTTAATGCAGGTGATGTTTTTGATGCAGAGATTCACGAGGCCATTACTCAAATACCTGCTCCGGACAAAAAGATGAAAGGAAAGGTTATTGACGTCATCGAAAAAGGGTTTAAGTTAGGTGACCGTATTATTAGGCATCCAAAAGTAGTAGTAGGAAATTAA
- a CDS encoding mechanosensitive ion channel family protein codes for MQEGTEKIKEIIEDDVWGTIKKFLDLGYQFGDGEKSIHITVGLLLLLTVAFLLTSTVLQAIRRFFTRKMEMDDKLKFISIFKFIKYLVYVVVILFTMSAAGIDITILITASAALFVGLGLALQEIFQDIIGGIFIIVDKSLRVGDIIEIDNKVGKVFEIKLRTTRAITRDDKVIIIPNHKFISDIVYNYTQNHKTTRELVRVGVAYGSDIDLVTKILLDVIKGQRSILKSPKPFVIFEDFGDSALVFAVNFYITDSFTDPKIKSEVRYKIDAEFRKHNISIPFPQRDVHLYQQAPFQHSNVSNTNSDDKA; via the coding sequence ATGCAGGAGGGTACAGAGAAAATAAAGGAAATAATAGAAGATGATGTTTGGGGAACCATTAAAAAATTCTTGGACCTAGGCTATCAATTTGGTGATGGTGAAAAATCCATCCATATTACTGTAGGGCTTCTGTTACTGCTTACGGTAGCTTTTTTACTTACCAGTACGGTTTTACAAGCAATTCGTAGATTTTTTACCAGAAAAATGGAAATGGATGATAAGCTGAAGTTTATCAGTATTTTCAAGTTTATTAAATATCTGGTCTACGTTGTTGTGATTCTTTTTACTATGAGCGCTGCAGGTATAGATATTACCATTCTAATTACGGCATCCGCTGCTTTATTCGTCGGACTTGGACTGGCTTTACAAGAAATTTTTCAGGATATTATTGGTGGTATTTTTATCATTGTAGACAAGTCTTTAAGAGTTGGGGATATCATTGAAATTGACAATAAAGTCGGTAAGGTATTTGAAATTAAATTGCGTACCACAAGGGCAATTACCAGAGATGATAAGGTGATCATAATTCCCAATCACAAATTTATTAGTGATATAGTGTACAACTATACTCAAAACCATAAAACTACACGAGAGTTGGTACGTGTTGGTGTAGCTTACGGTAGTGATATTGATTTAGTGACCAAAATATTATTGGATGTTATTAAGGGGCAAAGAAGCATATTAAAAAGCCCAAAACCATTTGTTATTTTTGAAGATTTTGGTGATTCGGCGCTAGTTTTTGCTGTTAATTTTTACATTACCGATAGCTTTACAGATCCCAAAATAAAGAGTGAAGTAAGGTATAAAATAGATGCTGAATTCAGAAAGCATAATATTTCTATTCCTTTTCCGCAAAGAGATGTTCATTTGTATCAACAGGCACCTTTTCAACACAGCAATGTATCAAATACAAATAGTGATGATAAAGCATAA
- a CDS encoding DUF4920 domain-containing protein — translation MKGFNILLVFLFGIFSCFGQQNDANTSSKFYGEEFTVTTLSEKDEVMRQFATMPVSDSLQLQFKTKVKEVCKVKGCWMTVELADGNQAMVRFKDYGFFMPADILEKEVVLNGMAFVEEMSVDDQRHYAKDGGKTAQEIAQITSPKRTYSFEASGVLVPN, via the coding sequence ATGAAAGGATTTAACATATTACTTGTCTTTTTATTTGGCATTTTTTCATGTTTTGGACAACAAAATGATGCAAATACTTCTTCAAAGTTTTACGGTGAAGAGTTTACTGTCACTACATTGAGTGAAAAAGATGAAGTTATGAGGCAATTTGCCACCATGCCTGTTTCGGATTCTTTACAGCTACAATTTAAAACCAAGGTTAAAGAAGTGTGCAAAGTTAAAGGCTGTTGGATGACCGTTGAGCTAGCTGATGGAAACCAAGCTATGGTACGTTTTAAAGATTACGGTTTTTTTATGCCAGCTGATATTTTAGAAAAGGAAGTGGTATTGAATGGTATGGCATTCGTTGAGGAAATGAGTGTTGATGATCAAAGACATTATGCTAAAGATGGCGGTAAAACAGCTCAAGAGATAGCACAAATAACATCTCCAAAAAGAACTTACAGTTTTGAGGCTTCTGGAGTATTAGTTCCAAATTAA
- the mnmD gene encoding tRNA (5-methylaminomethyl-2-thiouridine)(34)-methyltransferase MnmD: MKREIITTADGSTTIQIKDWQEQYHSKHGAIQEAYHVFIHSGLDLFENTTVDILEIGFGTGLNALITLIEFKKRNLKINYTGVEAYPVSKDELGQLNYLEQLKANSLKDEFATMHTSPWEKLVEVTADFSLTKEQKFFKDINKSNAFDLVYFDAFGARVQPELWTVEIFEIMFKAMKSGGYLVTYAAKGSVRRAMLEVGFLVERLPGPPGKREMLRAKKQ, encoded by the coding sequence TTGAAAAGGGAAATTATTACAACGGCTGATGGTTCTACGACCATTCAAATAAAAGATTGGCAAGAACAGTATCATTCAAAACACGGTGCTATTCAAGAGGCTTATCATGTATTTATACACTCTGGCTTAGACTTATTTGAAAATACAACGGTAGATATTTTGGAAATTGGATTTGGTACCGGTTTAAATGCACTGATTACTTTAATTGAATTCAAAAAAAGAAACCTAAAGATTAATTATACTGGTGTAGAGGCGTATCCCGTTTCTAAAGATGAACTTGGCCAGCTAAACTATTTAGAGCAGTTGAAAGCAAATTCCTTGAAAGATGAATTTGCTACAATGCACACATCTCCATGGGAAAAGTTGGTTGAGGTAACCGCAGACTTCAGCCTAACAAAGGAACAAAAATTCTTCAAGGATATTAATAAAAGCAATGCTTTTGATTTGGTTTATTTTGATGCATTTGGAGCTAGGGTACAGCCGGAACTGTGGACGGTTGAAATCTTTGAAATTATGTTCAAAGCAATGAAAAGTGGTGGTTATTTGGTTACATATGCAGCAAAAGGCAGTGTAAGAAGAGCCATGCTTGAAGTTGGTTTTTTGGTAGAAAGGTTACCTGGACCTCCTGGCAAAAGAGAAATGTTAAGGGCAAAAAAACAATAA
- a CDS encoding TIGR01777 family oxidoreductase, producing MKVLITGATGLVGSELVSQCHEKGYAVNYLTTQKNKIVSKQNYQGYFWDPTTGEIDANCLDGVSTIINLAGSSISKRWTNSYRKEIIESRVNTLELLRKTLLEREGHTVKFLVSASAIGIYQDSLSHYYTEDNTNVDDSFLGEVVSLWEKKANEFKSLGLTVAKVRIGLVLSKDGGALPEMAKPVKYYVGSAFGTGEQWQSWIHVADLAGIFIHIIKYRLKGVYNGVAPNPVTNAKMIKEIAKALDQPLFMPNVPKFVMYTVLGKMAYILFASQRVSSKKIEEEGFVFNYVNICQALGAIYDSGTKCVDDKSNVTKQFVS from the coding sequence ATGAAAGTATTGATTACAGGTGCAACGGGTTTAGTAGGTAGCGAGTTGGTATCTCAATGCCATGAAAAAGGTTATGCCGTTAATTACCTAACTACTCAAAAAAATAAAATTGTTTCAAAACAAAACTATCAGGGCTATTTCTGGGATCCTACTACTGGTGAAATAGATGCCAACTGCTTAGATGGGGTTTCTACCATTATCAATTTAGCAGGGTCAAGTATCTCTAAAAGGTGGACAAATAGTTATAGGAAAGAAATTATTGAAAGTAGGGTCAATACCTTAGAACTTCTTAGGAAAACATTATTGGAGCGTGAAGGCCATACGGTAAAATTCTTGGTGTCCGCATCCGCTATAGGTATTTATCAAGATTCTTTAAGTCATTATTATACAGAAGATAATACTAATGTTGATGATAGTTTTTTAGGAGAAGTGGTTAGCCTTTGGGAGAAAAAGGCGAACGAGTTTAAATCTCTTGGACTAACGGTTGCTAAAGTTAGAATTGGTTTGGTGTTGTCTAAAGATGGCGGTGCATTGCCAGAAATGGCAAAACCGGTTAAATATTATGTTGGTTCCGCATTTGGAACAGGAGAGCAGTGGCAGTCTTGGATTCATGTTGCAGATTTGGCAGGTATTTTTATACATATTATAAAGTATAGGTTAAAGGGTGTATATAACGGAGTGGCACCCAACCCGGTGACTAATGCCAAGATGATCAAAGAAATAGCAAAGGCTTTGGATCAACCTTTGTTTATGCCAAATGTGCCCAAGTTTGTAATGTACACCGTGTTAGGTAAAATGGCGTATATATTATTCGCTAGTCAGCGGGTTAGTAGTAAAAAAATTGAAGAAGAAGGTTTTGTGTTCAATTATGTGAATATATGTCAAGCACTAGGTGCAATATATGATAGTGGTACTAAGTGTGTAGATGATAAAAGTAATGTGACAAAGCAATTTGTTTCTTAA
- a CDS encoding P-II family nitrogen regulator, with product MKKIEAIIRKSKFDDVKEALHSIEVNFFSYWDVTGVGNEKEGHVYRGISYSTTDIQRRYLTIVVSDDFLEKTVNKILEAAYSGNVGDGKIFVSEVLQAYRIRTKEDGLAGIN from the coding sequence ATGAAAAAAATCGAGGCAATTATTAGAAAATCAAAGTTTGACGATGTCAAAGAAGCGTTGCACAGTATTGAAGTAAATTTCTTCAGTTACTGGGATGTAACAGGTGTAGGTAATGAAAAAGAAGGTCACGTTTACCGTGGTATCTCTTACAGTACTACTGACATACAACGCAGGTACCTAACCATTGTAGTATCAGATGACTTTCTAGAAAAAACAGTTAATAAAATACTAGAGGCAGCTTACTCCGGTAATGTAGGTGACGGTAAAATATTTGTATCTGAAGTCCTTCAAGCATATAGAATAAGAACCAAAGAAGACGGTTTAGCCGGTATTAACTAA
- the dnaJ gene encoding molecular chaperone DnaJ: MKEDYYEVLGISKNATAAEIKKAYRKKALQYHPDKNPGDSSAEEKFKKSAEAYEVLSDADKKARYDQFGHAAFEGGAGGFGGGGMNMDDIFSQFGDIFGGAFGGGGFGGFGGGGGQRRVKGSNLRIRVSLTLEEVANGVEKKVKVKRKVQAEGVTYKTCSTCNGRGQVTKIQNTILGRMQTAAVCSTCGGSGQILDGKPGDADAQGLKVVEETVSINIPAGVEEGMQLKVPNKGNDAPGNGVPGDLLVAIETQEHSTLKREGDNLHYDLYVSISDAVLGTSKEIDSVGGKVRIKLEPGIQSGKILRLRGKGITSLNGYGAGDILVHVNVWTPKELNKEQKEFFEKMQGNDNFEPRPEKSDKSFFEKVKDMFS, encoded by the coding sequence ATGAAGGAAGATTATTATGAAGTATTGGGCATTAGTAAAAACGCTACTGCTGCAGAGATAAAGAAAGCTTATCGTAAAAAAGCATTACAGTATCACCCGGATAAAAATCCTGGTGACAGTTCTGCCGAAGAGAAGTTTAAAAAATCTGCCGAAGCTTATGAAGTGCTTAGCGATGCAGATAAGAAAGCGCGTTATGATCAATTTGGTCATGCAGCTTTTGAAGGTGGTGCCGGCGGTTTTGGCGGTGGCGGCATGAATATGGATGATATCTTCAGCCAATTTGGTGATATTTTCGGTGGTGCTTTTGGCGGCGGCGGCTTTGGTGGATTTGGCGGCGGTGGCGGTCAAAGAAGGGTTAAAGGAAGTAACCTCCGTATTAGGGTTTCTTTGACCTTGGAAGAAGTTGCCAATGGTGTGGAGAAGAAAGTTAAAGTAAAAAGAAAAGTACAGGCAGAAGGTGTTACTTACAAAACATGTTCTACGTGTAATGGAAGAGGTCAGGTGACCAAAATTCAAAATACCATACTTGGTAGAATGCAAACAGCTGCAGTTTGTAGTACTTGTGGCGGTAGTGGACAGATTTTGGACGGTAAACCTGGTGATGCCGATGCACAGGGATTAAAGGTAGTGGAAGAAACGGTATCTATTAATATTCCGGCCGGTGTAGAAGAAGGTATGCAGTTGAAGGTTCCTAACAAAGGTAACGATGCTCCGGGTAACGGGGTGCCGGGAGACCTGTTAGTGGCTATAGAAACACAAGAGCATAGTACATTAAAAAGAGAAGGTGATAACTTGCATTATGATCTTTATGTAAGTATCTCTGATGCGGTTTTAGGTACATCTAAAGAAATAGATTCAGTTGGTGGAAAGGTTCGTATTAAATTAGAGCCAGGAATACAATCAGGTAAAATATTGAGATTACGAGGTAAAGGTATTACTAGCTTAAACGGATATGGAGCTGGTGATATATTGGTTCATGTTAATGTGTGGACACCTAAAGAATTGAATAAAGAGCAAAAAGAGTTCTTTGAAAAAATGCAAGGCAATGATAATTTTGAGCCTAGACCGGAGAAATCTGATAAGTCATTTTTTGAAAAAGTGAAAGATATGTTCTCTTAA
- a CDS encoding ABC transporter permease, whose translation MNKLPLIIKREYIAKVRNKSFVVMTFLSPFLMVGMILLIAYLTQLNDNDKKVIGVLNESEYFANEFVTSEATSYINFNNISLAQAKDSTLSLGFYGLIYLPNESSLEKVAKRAFFYSQDAPSSTILDKLESSINSRLRQERLRELGVSPKEYAEMDRDYSINIETFDGTQNVKGINEIKAIIGGAFGYLIMMFIIIYGGFVMRSVIEEKTSRIIEVIISSVKPFHLMMGKIIGTSLAGITQFGIWIISGGILLIVGLAIFDIDPASLTKGGGVAPGMVNGANVDVDALTQNVQLYAQEIFEIPIIAMLVFFIIYFVLGYLIYSSIYAAIGAAVDNETDTQQFIFPVILPLMLAIYVGFFSVFSNPNGPIAVAFSLFPLTSPIVMLMRLPWGIGEGGVPLWQLITSILILIGTFIGIVWVAAKIYRVGILMYGKKPTYKELYKWLKYSS comes from the coding sequence ATGAATAAATTACCTCTAATTATTAAAAGAGAATACATAGCCAAAGTTCGCAATAAGTCTTTTGTGGTTATGACCTTTTTGAGCCCTTTTCTAATGGTAGGTATGATATTGTTGATTGCATATTTAACGCAATTAAATGACAATGATAAAAAGGTAATAGGTGTATTGAACGAAAGCGAATATTTTGCAAATGAATTTGTAACATCAGAAGCTACATCATACATCAACTTTAACAACATCTCACTAGCACAGGCCAAAGACTCTACATTAAGTTTGGGTTTTTACGGTCTAATTTATTTGCCTAACGAATCTAGTTTGGAGAAGGTGGCAAAAAGAGCTTTTTTTTATAGCCAAGATGCTCCTAGCTCTACCATATTAGATAAATTAGAATCTTCCATTAATAGCAGATTACGGCAAGAAAGATTGCGTGAGTTGGGTGTGTCTCCCAAAGAATATGCTGAAATGGATCGCGATTATTCCATCAATATTGAAACTTTTGATGGTACACAGAACGTAAAAGGTATCAATGAGATAAAGGCCATAATAGGTGGGGCGTTTGGTTACCTTATTATGATGTTCATTATTATATATGGTGGTTTTGTTATGCGTAGCGTTATTGAGGAAAAAACCAGTAGAATAATTGAGGTCATTATTTCATCAGTGAAACCTTTTCATTTAATGATGGGTAAAATAATTGGTACCTCGTTAGCGGGTATTACGCAATTTGGAATTTGGATTATCTCTGGTGGAATATTATTGATAGTTGGCTTGGCTATTTTTGATATTGATCCTGCGAGCTTAACCAAAGGTGGTGGTGTTGCTCCAGGTATGGTGAACGGGGCAAATGTAGATGTAGATGCCCTTACACAAAATGTACAGTTATATGCCCAAGAAATTTTTGAGATTCCGATTATAGCAATGCTAGTGTTTTTTATAATTTATTTTGTTCTGGGTTATTTAATTTATAGTTCTATATATGCAGCAATTGGCGCTGCGGTAGATAATGAGACCGATACACAGCAATTCATTTTCCCGGTAATACTTCCGTTAATGCTAGCTATTTATGTTGGCTTCTTTTCGGTTTTCAGTAACCCTAACGGACCAATAGCCGTTGCTTTCTCTCTTTTTCCGTTAACCTCGCCAATTGTTATGTTAATGCGTTTGCCTTGGGGTATAGGTGAAGGTGGTGTACCGTTATGGCAATTGATTACATCTATTTTAATTTTAATAGGTACATTTATAGGTATTGTTTGGGTTGCCGCAAAAATTTACCGAGTGGGAATTTTAATGTACGGTAAAAAACCTACTTATAAAGAATTGTATAAATGGCTTAAATACTCGTCATAA
- the crcB gene encoding fluoride efflux transporter CrcB, producing MKQFILVFLGGGFGSILRYIISKNLNAYYSNFYLGTFLVNVIGCLIIGILIGLSLKNNYISENQTLLLATGFCGGFTTFSTFALESNILLKESSLLQTSLYMGLSVVIGVLAISLGLWVCKML from the coding sequence ATGAAACAATTTATACTGGTTTTTTTAGGTGGGGGGTTCGGTAGTATATTAAGATATATTATATCTAAAAACCTTAACGCCTACTATTCAAATTTCTATTTAGGTACTTTTCTTGTCAACGTAATTGGTTGTCTAATAATAGGTATACTTATAGGACTCTCCTTAAAGAACAATTACATTTCTGAAAATCAGACTTTATTATTAGCCACCGGATTTTGCGGAGGCTTTACCACTTTCTCTACATTTGCTTTAGAAAGCAATATCCTTTTAAAAGAATCTTCTCTACTTCAAACTTCATTATATATGGGGTTAAGTGTCGTTATAGGTGTCTTAGCCATCTCATTAGGTCTTTGGGTTTGCAAAATGTTATAG
- a CDS encoding pyrophosphohydrolase domain-containing protein, whose product MKNKINAVKEFHNSFGLGVSEEMIADLGPAKNMLRFNLMDEENKEYLEAAQNNDLVEVADALGDMLYILCGTILEHGMQYKIEEVFNEIQRSNMSKLGEDGKPIYREDGKVLKGPNYFKPNINEILSK is encoded by the coding sequence ATGAAGAACAAAATCAATGCAGTAAAGGAATTTCATAATTCTTTTGGTCTAGGTGTTTCTGAAGAAATGATTGCTGATTTAGGACCAGCCAAGAATATGTTGCGCTTTAATTTAATGGACGAAGAGAATAAGGAGTATTTAGAGGCTGCCCAAAATAATGATTTGGTAGAAGTTGCCGACGCCCTTGGAGATATGTTGTACATATTGTGTGGTACAATTCTAGAACATGGCATGCAATACAAAATTGAAGAGGTGTTCAATGAAATACAGCGTAGTAATATGAGTAAGTTGGGTGAAGATGGTAAGCCAATTTACCGGGAAGATGGTAAGGTTTTAAAAGGCCCTAACTATTTTAAACCTAATATTAATGAAATATTGAGTAAATAA
- a CDS encoding branched-chain amino acid aminotransferase, with translation MSIATKDIIVEKVKTSKIDQVDFDNLTFGSVFTDHMLVCTYKNGAWETPTITPYQPITLDPSSKIFHYGQSIFEGMKAYKDKNDDVFLFRPLDNFNRLNISAERMCIPQIPEDYFMEGLTTLLNLDKEFIPTKEGGSLYIRPFMFASGNGFHASPANEYKFIIACAPSGAYFSGKVKVLIEEKYSRSANGGVGFAKAGGNYAGQFYPTQLAIEKGYNQVIWTDDTTHEYIEEAGAMNIFIRINDTLLTAPTSDRILDGITRKSILEIAKNQGIKTEVRKITVKEVVEAAKDGSLKEMFGAGTAAVISPIAGFGFRDTDYDLPELDNSYGQQLKKIITDIQYNKSEDKFGWRFKVKA, from the coding sequence ATGAGTATTGCAACGAAAGATATCATAGTAGAAAAAGTTAAAACTTCAAAAATTGACCAAGTTGATTTTGACAATTTAACCTTTGGTTCTGTATTTACTGACCATATGTTGGTCTGCACATATAAGAACGGAGCATGGGAAACACCTACAATAACTCCATACCAACCTATAACACTTGACCCTTCTTCTAAAATTTTCCATTACGGACAATCTATATTCGAAGGTATGAAAGCATATAAGGACAAAAATGACGATGTCTTTTTATTTAGACCGTTAGACAACTTTAACCGCTTAAATATTTCTGCAGAGAGAATGTGCATACCGCAGATTCCCGAAGACTATTTCATGGAAGGTTTAACTACACTGTTAAACTTGGATAAAGAATTTATACCAACAAAAGAAGGAGGTTCTTTATACATTAGACCTTTTATGTTCGCTTCTGGCAACGGATTTCATGCTTCCCCTGCAAATGAATATAAGTTTATTATTGCCTGTGCTCCTTCTGGCGCATATTTTTCAGGTAAAGTAAAAGTTCTTATCGAAGAAAAATATTCAAGATCAGCTAATGGTGGTGTTGGTTTCGCAAAAGCAGGTGGTAACTATGCAGGGCAATTTTACCCAACCCAATTGGCTATTGAAAAAGGATACAACCAGGTAATCTGGACAGATGACACCACTCACGAATATATAGAAGAGGCTGGTGCAATGAATATTTTCATTAGAATCAACGACACTTTATTGACCGCACCTACAAGTGATCGTATTTTAGATGGTATAACCAGAAAGAGTATTTTAGAAATTGCCAAAAACCAAGGTATAAAGACCGAGGTAAGAAAAATTACTGTAAAAGAAGTTGTCGAAGCAGCTAAAGACGGTTCATTAAAAGAAATGTTCGGTGCAGGTACCGCTGCAGTAATATCACCAATTGCTGGATTTGGTTTTAGAGATACAGATTATGATCTACCAGAATTAGATAATAGTTATGGTCAGCAATTAAAGAAAATCATTACTGATATCCAGTACAACAAGTCTGAGGACAAGTTTGGATGGCGCTTTAAAGTGAAAGCTTAA
- a CDS encoding ABC transporter ATP-binding protein — protein MSHILVANDVTKQFGSHTALKNVSLEIPKNSIYGLLGPNGAGKTTLIRIINQITFPDQGKVYFDGELLKTEHIAQIGYLPEERGLYKSMKVGEQALYLAQLKGLSKAEAKKRLKYWFERLEIGDWWNKKIQELSKGMAQKIQFVVTVLHEPKLLIFDEPFSGFDPINANIIKEQILSLKDKGTSIIFSTHRMESVEELCEHIALIHKSEKILDGKLSDIKKAYKNNIFKIGLQTDNQELLMNEMKSKFQILDHQYDVLENQLNLEVQLPSNESREILSFLGSRANVNEFKETIPSANDIFIKTIQNKNIAHE, from the coding sequence ATGAGTCACATTTTGGTAGCTAATGATGTCACCAAACAGTTTGGGAGCCATACGGCATTAAAAAACGTTTCCCTAGAAATTCCTAAGAATAGTATTTATGGTTTATTGGGACCAAATGGTGCTGGTAAGACTACATTGATACGTATTATTAATCAGATTACTTTTCCTGACCAGGGTAAGGTATATTTTGACGGCGAGCTGTTAAAAACCGAGCACATTGCACAGATTGGGTATCTGCCCGAAGAGCGAGGACTGTACAAGAGCATGAAGGTAGGTGAGCAGGCATTGTATTTAGCTCAATTAAAGGGACTGTCAAAAGCTGAGGCAAAAAAGCGGCTTAAGTATTGGTTTGAAAGACTGGAGATAGGTGATTGGTGGAACAAAAAGATTCAGGAGCTTTCTAAAGGTATGGCCCAAAAAATTCAATTTGTTGTCACGGTACTTCATGAACCCAAATTATTGATTTTTGACGAGCCTTTTAGTGGCTTTGACCCTATCAACGCCAATATCATTAAAGAGCAAATCCTAAGCTTAAAGGATAAAGGTACTTCTATTATATTTTCAACACATAGAATGGAATCTGTAGAAGAATTATGTGAGCATATTGCCTTAATTCATAAATCCGAAAAAATACTTGACGGTAAATTATCCGATATTAAAAAAGCATATAAAAACAATATTTTTAAAATTGGTTTACAAACGGATAATCAAGAATTGTTGATGAACGAGATGAAAAGTAAATTTCAGATTCTTGACCATCAATATGATGTTCTGGAAAATCAGTTGAATTTAGAGGTGCAACTACCCTCAAATGAGTCTAGGGAAATTCTATCATTTCTAGGTTCAAGGGCAAACGTCAATGAGTTTAAGGAGACGATACCTTCTGCAAACGATATTTTTATTAAAACTATTCAGAACAAAAATATCGCTCATGAATAA
- a CDS encoding ammonium transporter, whose protein sequence is MDAGLFTANNVWMMLATALVFFMHTGFAFLEIGLTRQKNTINILFKNIFIITGGLLLYYAWGFNLMYPGFEDGDMGLLKFAGFGIDAPEGGMTPDYADGGYTWWTDFLFQGMFAATAATIVSGAVAERMKIGAFMIFTVIYVGLVYPIVGAWKWGGGFLDSWGFYDFAGSTLVHSVGGWAALVAIYLLGSRIGKFGKDGKPNAIPGHSIPMATAGVLILWLGWFGFNGGSVLSADPELTSLVLVTTSLAAAAGGFGAMITSTILYKNLDLTMFLNGILGGLVGITAGADLMSPNEAVIIGFIAGIIIVGGVALVDKLKLDDPVGAVAVHLICGIWGTLVVGIFGSMASGAQFMTQLYGVLIVGGFCIVTSGIILGVLKATIGLRVSKEEEVEGLDLHEHGMDAYADFRMNQH, encoded by the coding sequence ATGGACGCAGGATTATTTACAGCAAATAACGTATGGATGATGTTGGCTACCGCATTGGTATTCTTCATGCATACAGGTTTTGCCTTTTTAGAAATTGGCTTAACAAGACAAAAGAACACAATCAACATATTATTTAAGAATATCTTCATTATTACAGGTGGTTTACTTCTTTATTATGCATGGGGATTCAACTTAATGTACCCAGGCTTTGAAGACGGAGATATGGGCTTATTAAAATTTGCAGGTTTTGGTATTGATGCCCCTGAAGGCGGTATGACACCTGACTATGCAGATGGCGGCTACACATGGTGGACAGATTTTCTTTTCCAAGGAATGTTCGCAGCAACAGCGGCTACTATTGTATCTGGTGCAGTAGCAGAACGTATGAAAATTGGAGCTTTCATGATATTTACAGTAATCTATGTTGGTTTGGTATACCCTATAGTAGGTGCTTGGAAATGGGGAGGCGGATTCTTGGATTCATGGGGATTCTATGATTTTGCAGGTTCTACATTAGTACACTCAGTAGGTGGATGGGCAGCTTTAGTTGCAATATACCTTTTAGGTTCTAGAATTGGAAAATTCGGTAAAGATGGTAAGCCAAACGCTATACCGGGTCACAGCATACCAATGGCTACCGCAGGTGTATTGATATTATGGTTAGGATGGTTTGGGTTTAACGGTGGTTCAGTATTATCCGCAGATCCAGAATTGACATCTTTAGTATTGGTTACTACAAGTTTAGCTGCAGCCGCTGGTGGATTTGGAGCAATGATCACCTCTACTATTCTTTATAAGAACTTAGATTTAACTATGTTCTTGAACGGTATTCTTGGTGGATTGGTAGGTATTACCGCAGGAGCGGATTTAATGTCACCAAATGAAGCTGTAATCATAGGATTCATTGCCGGTATTATCATTGTAGGTGGTGTTGCCTTGGTAGACAAATTAAAATTAGATGACCCTGTAGGTGCTGTAGCAGTTCACTTGATCTGTGGTATCTGGGGAACATTGGTTGTAGGTATCTTCGGTAGCATGGCTAGTGGAGCTCAGTTCATGACACAACTATACGGTGTATTGATCGTAGGTGGGTTCTGTATAGTAACCTCTGGTATTATTTTAGGAGTACTTAAAGCAACTATTGGTCTTAGAGTTTCTAAAGAAGAAGAAGTTGAAGGTTTAGATCTTCATGAGCACGGAATGGATGCTTATGCTGATTTCAGAATGAACCAACACTAA